A stretch of the Ostrea edulis chromosome 9, xbOstEdul1.1, whole genome shotgun sequence genome encodes the following:
- the LOC130050005 gene encoding uncharacterized protein LOC130050005, with protein MILEQWKISGFVEIPSMLSSTSLPQQWDKPRGDKIQPEPVSQMIISNPSNLNRKRKPIVASFVDTRKTEISEMDMEILKKFKQAPISYLVSTAAGPTVDTPFGAHYIGFPLSYHAPLILPITKPRAAENCGSTVFPKALHTCVDLECIQNLTHEWTELNLTQSDAINLEKSTRSQSLNQIWHTERSKRITASNFGLIIRRKKDVNQKFLKNTFQKNDFTSSATSYGKVNEHIAKQMYIKKTGHHLHDIGLIVNTELPFLGATPDGIVCDKSESGLIEIKCPYSVRNKTISEACETRNDFFLQRNGDTFSLKHEHSHWYQVQGQLLVTGAPFCDFITYTKQDLYIERVYPNKSTMDVLVQKLATFYVQHFKPFIHKCDSDLHV; from the exons ATGATTCTGGAGCAGTGGAAGATTTCtggttttgttgaaattccctCAATGCTGTCATCAACTTCCCTACCCCAACAGTGGGATAAGCCAAGAGGTGACAAGATTCAACCAGAACCAGTGTCCCAGATGATCATTTCCAACCCATCAAACCTAAACAGAAAAAGAAAGCCAATTGTGGCTTCCTTTGTGGACACACG GAAAACTGAAATCAGTGAAATGGATATGGAAATCCTGAAAAAGTTTAAACAAGCCCCAATTTCCTATCTGGTATCCACAGCAGCAGGACCAACTGTTGACACTCCATTCGGTGCTCATTACATAGGATTTCCTCTCAGCTATCAT GCACCATTGATTTTACCTATTACAAAACCCCGTGCAGCAGAAAACTGTGGAAGTACTGTGTTCCCAAAAGCCCTTCATACCTGCGTTGACCTTGAATGCATTCAAAACCTTACACATGAATGGACTGAGCTGAATTTGACACAGAGTGATGCAATTAATTTGGAAAAATCAACAAGATCTCAGAGTCTGAACCAAATATGGCATACAGAACGAAGTAAGAGAATAACGGCATCCAATTTCGGACTAatcataagaagaaaaaaagacgTAAACCAGAAATTTTTAAAGAACACATTTCAAAAGAATGATTTCACATCTTCTGCTACATCATATGGTAAAGTGAATGAACACATTGCCAAGCAAATGTACATTAAGAAAACCGGACACCACCTTCATGATATAGGATTGATTGTAAACACAGAACTACCATTTCTAGGTGCTACTCCTGATGGCATAGTGTGTGATAAGTCTGAAAGTGGCTTGATTGAAATTAAATGTCCTTACTCTGTCAGAAACAAGACCATCAGTGAAGCATGTGAAACAAGAAATGATTTCTTCCTCCAAAGAAATGGCGACACTTTCAGCTTAAAACATGAGCATTCCCACTGGTATCAAGTCCAAGGACAGCTTCTAGTTACTGGAGCTCCATTTTGTGACTTCATTACATATACCAAACAAGACTTATATATAGAAAGAGTTTATCCAAACAAGTCTACTATGGATGTGTTAGTTCAGAAACTAGCTACGTTTTATGTCCAACATTTTAAGCCATTTATCCACAAATGTGATtctgatctacatgtataa
- the LOC125655084 gene encoding cell death abnormality protein 1-like gives MWKSSYMYFLYFVICVLLLCTESLNKTNGENCGTDGEFKCCNNYYQAKNTCVECPNGTHGLNCSLNCPENSYGKNCLKACNCKPHETCDSKSGKCSVKPGYCRNGTGNIEYTCCINYFYVNTTCTECPIGTYDSNCSQICSRGYYGKLCVKKCECQPNETCDPKHGCKECPIGTYDSNCSQICSSGYYGKLCVKKCECQPNETCDPKHGCKADPRPHHPQNGDHTVVATLAPVITAFVLFFCIYWVGQYIRRNYRRMKPVAQNVAGGARGTCDKQTTSSVSNHPFDKTGDSLSEHGDDETDEGVYNTLTLRVTGYEEPVKRNQLIRCYSDASSTYTKGFACKYILNN, from the exons ATGTGGAAatctagttacatgtatttcttatattttgtgATTTGTGTGTTGCTCCTGTGTACAGAAAGTCTGAATAAGACAAATGGAGAAAACTGCGGAAC AGACGGAGAATTCAAATGTTGCAATAATTACTACCAAGCGAAAAACACCTGTGTTG AGTGCCCAAATGGAACACATGGTTTGAACTGTTCACTGAATTGTCCGGAAAATTCATATGGAAAGAATTGTTTGAAAGCATGTAATTGCAAACCACATGAAACATGCGATTCAAAAAGTGGAAAATGTTCAG TTAAACCCGGATATTGCAGAAACGGGACTGG aaatattgaatatacctGTTGCATTAATTACTTCTACGTGAATACCACCTGTACAG AATGTCCCATTGGAACGTATGATAGTAATTGTTCTCAGATTTGTTCGCGTGGATATTATGGGAAGCTATGCGTAAAAAAATGTGAATGTCAACCAAATGAAACATGTGATCCAAAACACGGATGTAAAG AATGTCCCATCGGAACGTATGATAGCAATTGTTCACAGATTTGTTCGAGTGGATATTATGGGAAGCTATGCGTAAAAAAATGTGAATGTCAACCAAATGAAACATGTGACCCAAAACACGGATGTAAAG CAGACCCACGTCCACATCACCCGCAGAATGGGGATCATACTGTGGTTGCCACGCTTGCTCCAGTTATTACGGCGTTTGTCCTCTTCTTCTGTATCTACTGGGTTGGTCAATACATTAGACGAAA TTATAGAAGGATGAAGCCCGTGGCACAGAATGTCGCTG GTGGAGCACGTGGTACATGCGATAAGCAGACGACATCTTCTGTTAGCAACCATCCATTTGACAAAACTGGTGACTCTTTATCGGAACATGGCGATGACGAAACCGATGAGGGGGTGTATAATACGCTTACCCTCCGTGTAACTGGGTATGAAGAACCCGTCAAACGAAACCAGCTGATCCGGTGTTACTCCGACGCCTCCTCCACATATACTAAAggttttgcatgcaaatatatcCTCAACAACTGA